The genomic DNA TGATTTGAAATGGAAGAGTACCTATGGTCCCCGCACATAGATCGAGAACCGTATAAAATACTACGGTGAATATTGAATGAAACGTTTGAAGCCCAAGAGGAAAGGGCCCGATTGAGACAGCCGCAGGCTAGTAGCTTTGTCATTGATATATCCGATTTGGAAACATGCTCACGCAGCTTTTGCTCCTCGGCCTGGCCGGCCTTGTTTGTGTCAAATCAGTCAAGCCTCCCTTGACCCCAGCGCCACCAACACCGTCACCACGGCCGTGGTCCACTTTTGCAGAGAATATCATTTACCAGCCTGACTCAAATCACTCCGTTCTCTATCCCCGGCAGGTTGAACTATCTGATGGAAGTCTCCTTGCGACAGCTTCGTTTGCGGGCGATAAGACTCCATACTTCCCCATATTCAAGAGTGCAGATGGTGGTGTTACCTGGTCTTGGATCTCCAACCTGACTGACCAGGTGAATGGATTGGGAATGTCAGCTCAGCCCGCGCTGGCAGAGTTGCCGTTTGCTGTGGACGACTACCCTGCCGGCACGATTTTGGCCAGTGGAAACAGCTGGGGAAGCAAGAGCACAAACATTGATATCTATGCCAGTAAAGATAGTGGTCATACCTGGAAGTTTGTCAGTAATGTGGCGAGAGGAAGTGGACCGGATATTACGAATGGAAATCCATGCATTTGGGAGCCTTTCATCGAGTGAGTTGAATTCTGACTAATTTTAGGTTTTACACACGCTGAACGGTGTAATTCTAGATTTTTCAACCATACCATCGGCGTGTTCTACTCTGACCAGCGTGATCCACTCCATGGACAGAAGCTTGCTCACCAGGAATCGGCGGATTTAAGATCCTGGGGACCCGTGATAGACGATGTTTCCTACCTCAACTATACTGCTCGTCCTGGAATGACCAGCATTTCCTACATCCCCCCTCTGGGGAAGTATATCCTGGTCCACGAGTTCCCAGGAGGAGATAGCTGGTCCGGAGTAGGCTATCCCGTCTACTATCGAATGTCCGACAGTCCATTTGATTTCCGCTTTGCCTATGGTATCCCCATCATGGTCAATGGAGTCCAGCCCAATGCGTCTCCTTATGTGGTCTGGTCCCCATCCGGTGGTGATAATGGAAGTATAATCGTTAGCGACGCTGATCATAGTGGTGTTTTCACCAACCAAGCCGGTGGCCAGCCTGATCAGTGGGAATTGCATGACACACCTCAAGCGCCCGCATACAGCCGGAGCTTACATGTCTTTGAGAAGTACCCTGATCATTTGATGCTACTCGGTGCAGGCGTGTTTGACGCAACGGTAAATCTGCCGCTTTATCTTAGCGTTGTGAGCGTAGAAGATACCTTGAAGAAGCCAGCTGGGAAATAGGGAAGCTCTGCAGGTCAGCTTAATCAACCCGGCCGAGACTGACTGCGGGAGCAGCCAGGGAGCGTTAGAGATTATTTGACATATCTCTATTCATCGGAATTGGAACATAATAAGAAGACACAACATGTTGAGATAATGAGATAATAAGATTCAAAACCTTGAGACAAATCCTACCACCGACCAGATTATACTTCCATACCATAAGAGACGAAGATTCGATACTCGCCGATATCTGACAACAAGAAAACCTTAGAGGAACAGACCAAGCATCCACATCGAAGAAAAATGCCattcaaaagaaaaatcaatTCCCAACCCATACAATAAATTACTCCCACGCAGCCTCATACTTCCCTCATCCACCTCCGCCATGAACATCatttccatcttcttggcaAGCTCCTTCCCCATCCCAAGAACACATACCACCCGTAATTTTATTACCATCCTGGACACAAGACTCAAGGACAGAAGTCCAGTTACGGCAATTCACACGAAAGAAGGCAAGCCTTCCCAACGCGCCTTCGAAGTTTGTTTCATCCCCTCCGACCATGAAGCGGAGGTAGTTGGGGCATATGTATGAGCCCGCGACGGAGC from Aspergillus oryzae RIB40 DNA, chromosome 7 includes the following:
- a CDS encoding uncharacterized protein (predicted protein), coding for MLTQLLLLGLAGLVCVKSVKPPLTPAPPTPSPRPWSTFAENIIYQPDSNHSVLYPRQVELSDGSLLATASFAGDKTPYFPIFKSADGGVTWSWISNLTDQVNGLGMSAQPALAELPFAVDDYPAGTILASGNSWGSKSTNIDIYASKDSGHTWKFVSNVARGSGPDITNGNPCIWEPFIEFFNHTIGVFYSDQRDPLHGQKLAHQESADLRSWGPVIDDVSYLNYTARPGMTSISYIPPLGKYILVHEFPGGDSWSGVGYPVYYRMSDSPFDFRFAYGIPIMVNGVQPNASPYVVWSPSGGDNGSIIVSDADHSGVFTNQAGGQPDQWELHDTPQAPAYSRSLHVFEKYPDHLMLLGAGVFDATVNLPLYLSVVSVEDTLKKPAGK